In Cucurbita pepo subsp. pepo cultivar mu-cu-16 chromosome LG04, ASM280686v2, whole genome shotgun sequence, the following are encoded in one genomic region:
- the LOC111793305 gene encoding eukaryotic translation initiation factor 3 subunit B-like isoform X1: protein MADVMLMKEIEDTAGRLGIDLSQVDFESIRLPPGEDFGIISDDEEVLQEESLEFDSGFGNIIVVGNLPVVPSEKFEKLEGVVRKIFGQIGVIKDDGLWMPVDPTTQKTLGYCFIEYGTPQEAELAKEKTDGYKLDRAHIFAVNMFEDFDRFMKVPDEWAPPESNPYTPGENLQQWLMDEKARDQLVIRSGSDTEVFWNDARHLKPEPVYKRPFWTESYVQWSPLGTYLATIHRQGAAVWGGAGTFNRLMRFAHPQVKLIDFSPGEKYLVTYSSHEPSNPRDANRIVINIFDVRTGKVMRDFKGSPDDFAIGGTGGVAGVSWPVFRWGGGKDDKYFARMGKNVISVYETETFSLIDKKSLKVENVMDFCWSPTDPIIALFVPELGGGNQPARVSLVQIPSKEELRQKNLFSVSDCKMYWQSNGDYLAVKVDRYTKTKKSIYTGFELFRIKERDIPIEVLELENKNDKIIAFAWEPKGHRFAVIHGDNPRPDISFYSMRSTHNSGRVSKLTTLKGKQANALFWSPSGRFIILAGLKGFNGQLEFYNVDELETMATAEHFMATDIEWDPTGRYVATAVTSVHEMENGFNIWSFNGKLLYRVLKDHFFQFAWRPRPPSLLSAEKEEEIAKNLKKYSKKYEAEDQDVSMLLSEQDREKRRMLKEEWEKWVNEWKKLHEEEKQLRQKLRDGEASDEEEEYEAKEVEVEEVLDVSEEILSVDFGQE from the exons ATGGCGGACGTGATGCTGATGAAAGAGATCGAGGACACGGCTGGTCGCCTTGGGATAGATCTTTCCCAAGTTGATTTTGAGTCTATTCGTCTCCCTCCCGGCGAGGACTTTGGAATCATTAG TGATGATGAAGAGGTTCTACAAGAGGAGAGTCTAGAGTTTGATTCTGGGTTCGGAAACATTATAGTTGTTGGCAATCTTCCGGTTGTTCCTTCGGAGAAGTTTGAGAAGCTCGAAGGTGTTGTTCGTAAAATTTTTGGACAGATTGGAGTTATCAAGGATGATGGCCTATGGATGCCTGTTGACCCTACTACACAGAAAACTTTAGGGTACTGCTTTATTGAGTATGGCACTCCACAG GAGGCTGAGCTTGCCAAAGAGAAGACTGATGGGTACAAGTTGGATAGAGCACATATTTTCGCTGTTAATATGTTTGAGGACTTCGACAGATTTATGAAAGTACCAGATGAGTGGGCTCCTCCTGAAAGTAACCCATATACTCCGGGG GAAAATCTTCAACAGTGGCTTATGGATGAAAAAGCACGGGATCAGTTAGTTATTCGTTCTGGTTCTGATACTGAGGTCTTCTGGAATGATGCTAGACATTTAAAGCCTGAGCCTGTCTACAAGCGTCCA TTCTGGACTGAGAGTTATGTGCAGTGGTCCCCCTTGGGGACTTACCTAGCCACAATTCACCGACAGGGTGCTGCAGTTTGGGGTGGAGCAGGTACCTTTAACCGTCTGATGCGCTTTGCCCATCCACAG GTTAAGTTAATTGATTTTTCACCTGGTGAGAAATATCTGGTTACTTACAGCAGCCATGAGCCCAGCAATCCTCGTGATGCAAAT AGGATTGTCATCAATATTTTTGATGTAAGAACTGGAAAAGTTATGAGAGATTTCAAGGGAAGTCCTGATGATTTTGCCATTGGAGGAACTGGTGGTGTTGCGGGCGTATCTTGGCCTGTTTTTAG GTGGGGTGGTGGGAAAGATGATAAATACTTTGCCAGGATGGGGAAGAATGTAATTTCTGTCTATGAAACAGAGACTTTCTCCCTCATTGACAAAAAATCTTTGAAGGTTGAAAATGTTATGGATTTCTGCTGGTCCCCTACCGATCCCATTATTGCACTCTTTGTTCCTGAGCTAGGTGGTGGAAACCAACCGGCTAGG GTGAGTCTTGTGCAAATCCCGAGCAAAGAGGAGTTGAGACAGAAAAATCTTTTCAGTGTTAGCGATTGCAAAATGTACTGGCAAAGCAATGGGGATTATCTTGCTGTCAAGGTTGACCGATATACAAAGACCAAGAAAAGCATATACACAGGGTTTGAACTTTTCCGCATAAAAGAGCGGGATATACCTATTGAAGTGTTGGAGCTTGAGAATAAGAATGATAAGATCATTGCATTTGCCTGGGAGCCAAAGGGTCATAGGTTTGCAGTTATTCATGGTGACAACCCAAGGCCAGATATTAGCTTTTACTCCATGCGAAGCACTCACAACAGTGGCCGAGTATCAAAACTTACAACTCTAAAAGGCAAGCAGGCCAATGCTCTTTTCTGGTCACCTTCTGGACGCTTCATCATTCTTGCTGGTCTGAAAGGTTTCAACGGACAGTTGGAATTCTACAATGTTGATGAGCTGGAGACAATGGCAACTGCTGAGCATTTCATGGCTACTGATATTGAATGGGATCCTACTGGACG GTATGTTGCAACTGCTGTAACTTCAGTTCACGAGATGGAAAATGGTTTCAACATATGGTCCTTTAATGGAAAGCTGCTGTATCGAGTCTTGAAGGACCATTTCTTTCAG TTCGCATGGCGGCCAAGACCACCATCCTTGTTGAGTGCggagaaagaggaagagatagcaaagaatttgaagaagtACAGTAAGAAGTACGAGGCTGAAGATCAGGATGTATCTATGCTGCTGAGCGAGCAGGACCGGGAGAAACGGAGAATGTTGAAGGAGGAGTGGGAGAAGTGGGTGAATGAATGGAAAAAATTGCATGAAGAAGAGAAGCAGTTGCGGCAAAAACTGCGGGATGGGGAAGCTAGTGATGAGGAAGAGGAATACGAAGCCAAAGAGGTTGAAGTAGAAGAGGTTTTGGATGTGTCGGAGGAAATTTTGTCTGTTGATTTTGGGCAGGAATAA
- the LOC111793305 gene encoding eukaryotic translation initiation factor 3 subunit B-like isoform X2 codes for MFEDFDRFMKVPDEWAPPESNPYTPGENLQQWLMDEKARDQLVIRSGSDTEVFWNDARHLKPEPVYKRPFWTESYVQWSPLGTYLATIHRQGAAVWGGAGTFNRLMRFAHPQVKLIDFSPGEKYLVTYSSHEPSNPRDANRIVINIFDVRTGKVMRDFKGSPDDFAIGGTGGVAGVSWPVFRWGGGKDDKYFARMGKNVISVYETETFSLIDKKSLKVENVMDFCWSPTDPIIALFVPELGGGNQPARVSLVQIPSKEELRQKNLFSVSDCKMYWQSNGDYLAVKVDRYTKTKKSIYTGFELFRIKERDIPIEVLELENKNDKIIAFAWEPKGHRFAVIHGDNPRPDISFYSMRSTHNSGRVSKLTTLKGKQANALFWSPSGRFIILAGLKGFNGQLEFYNVDELETMATAEHFMATDIEWDPTGRYVATAVTSVHEMENGFNIWSFNGKLLYRVLKDHFFQFAWRPRPPSLLSAEKEEEIAKNLKKYSKKYEAEDQDVSMLLSEQDREKRRMLKEEWEKWVNEWKKLHEEEKQLRQKLRDGEASDEEEEYEAKEVEVEEVLDVSEEILSVDFGQE; via the exons ATGTTTGAGGACTTCGACAGATTTATGAAAGTACCAGATGAGTGGGCTCCTCCTGAAAGTAACCCATATACTCCGGGG GAAAATCTTCAACAGTGGCTTATGGATGAAAAAGCACGGGATCAGTTAGTTATTCGTTCTGGTTCTGATACTGAGGTCTTCTGGAATGATGCTAGACATTTAAAGCCTGAGCCTGTCTACAAGCGTCCA TTCTGGACTGAGAGTTATGTGCAGTGGTCCCCCTTGGGGACTTACCTAGCCACAATTCACCGACAGGGTGCTGCAGTTTGGGGTGGAGCAGGTACCTTTAACCGTCTGATGCGCTTTGCCCATCCACAG GTTAAGTTAATTGATTTTTCACCTGGTGAGAAATATCTGGTTACTTACAGCAGCCATGAGCCCAGCAATCCTCGTGATGCAAAT AGGATTGTCATCAATATTTTTGATGTAAGAACTGGAAAAGTTATGAGAGATTTCAAGGGAAGTCCTGATGATTTTGCCATTGGAGGAACTGGTGGTGTTGCGGGCGTATCTTGGCCTGTTTTTAG GTGGGGTGGTGGGAAAGATGATAAATACTTTGCCAGGATGGGGAAGAATGTAATTTCTGTCTATGAAACAGAGACTTTCTCCCTCATTGACAAAAAATCTTTGAAGGTTGAAAATGTTATGGATTTCTGCTGGTCCCCTACCGATCCCATTATTGCACTCTTTGTTCCTGAGCTAGGTGGTGGAAACCAACCGGCTAGG GTGAGTCTTGTGCAAATCCCGAGCAAAGAGGAGTTGAGACAGAAAAATCTTTTCAGTGTTAGCGATTGCAAAATGTACTGGCAAAGCAATGGGGATTATCTTGCTGTCAAGGTTGACCGATATACAAAGACCAAGAAAAGCATATACACAGGGTTTGAACTTTTCCGCATAAAAGAGCGGGATATACCTATTGAAGTGTTGGAGCTTGAGAATAAGAATGATAAGATCATTGCATTTGCCTGGGAGCCAAAGGGTCATAGGTTTGCAGTTATTCATGGTGACAACCCAAGGCCAGATATTAGCTTTTACTCCATGCGAAGCACTCACAACAGTGGCCGAGTATCAAAACTTACAACTCTAAAAGGCAAGCAGGCCAATGCTCTTTTCTGGTCACCTTCTGGACGCTTCATCATTCTTGCTGGTCTGAAAGGTTTCAACGGACAGTTGGAATTCTACAATGTTGATGAGCTGGAGACAATGGCAACTGCTGAGCATTTCATGGCTACTGATATTGAATGGGATCCTACTGGACG GTATGTTGCAACTGCTGTAACTTCAGTTCACGAGATGGAAAATGGTTTCAACATATGGTCCTTTAATGGAAAGCTGCTGTATCGAGTCTTGAAGGACCATTTCTTTCAG TTCGCATGGCGGCCAAGACCACCATCCTTGTTGAGTGCggagaaagaggaagagatagcaaagaatttgaagaagtACAGTAAGAAGTACGAGGCTGAAGATCAGGATGTATCTATGCTGCTGAGCGAGCAGGACCGGGAGAAACGGAGAATGTTGAAGGAGGAGTGGGAGAAGTGGGTGAATGAATGGAAAAAATTGCATGAAGAAGAGAAGCAGTTGCGGCAAAAACTGCGGGATGGGGAAGCTAGTGATGAGGAAGAGGAATACGAAGCCAAAGAGGTTGAAGTAGAAGAGGTTTTGGATGTGTCGGAGGAAATTTTGTCTGTTGATTTTGGGCAGGAATAA
- the LOC111794010 gene encoding gamma carbonic anhydrase-like 2, mitochondrial: MAALSRFSRKAIASAVATNQLRRAFSTEVSKTIAPSPDRVKWDYRGQRKIIPLGQWLPKIAVDAYVAPNVVLAGQVNVCDGASVWAGSVLRGDLNKITVGFCSNVQERCVLHAAWSSPTGLPAETSIERFVTIGAYSLLRSCTIEPECIIGQHSILMEGSLVETHSILEAGSVVPPGRRIPSGELWAGNPARFVRTLTHEETLEIPKLAVAINDLSKEHFSEFLPYSTVYLEVEKFKKSLGITI; encoded by the exons ATGGCAGCTCTATCTCGCTTTTCCAGGAAGGCAATAGCCTCGGCGGTTGCGACTAATCAACTCCGCCGCGCTTTCTCGACGGAAGTGTCGAAAACGATTGCGCCCTCACCGGATCGAGTCAAGTGGGACTATAGAGGTCAAAGAAAGATAATCCCGCTTGGCCAGTGGCTCCCCAAAATTGCCGTCGACGCCTATGTTGCGCCTAATGTTGTCCTCGCCGGACAGGTCAACGTCTGCGACGGGGCCTCCGTTTGGGCGGGTTCCGTTCTCCGCGGCGATCTCAACAAGATCACCGTCGGGTTTTGCTCTAATGTACAGGAACGGTGCGTCCTTCATGCTGCTTGGTCCTCTCCAACAG GACTGCCAGCAGAGACATCCATAGAGAGATTCGTCACCATTGGTGCATATAGTCTGTTGCGGTCATGCACCATTGAGCCGGAGTGCATTATTGGACAGCATTCCATTCTCATGGAAGGTTCCCTGGTGGAGACACACTCAATTCTTGAAGCTGGGTCTGTAGTTCCCCCAGGAAGGAGAATTCCCAGTGGTGAACTTTGGGCAGGAAACCCAGCAAGGTTTGTCAGGACGTTGACCCACGAGGAGACCTTGGAAATTCCTAAACTTGCTGTTGCAATTAATGACCTGAGCAAGGAACATTTCTCAGAGTTTCTTCCTTACTCCACAGTATATTTGGAGGTCGAGAAATTCAAGAAGTCGTTGGGTATAACCATATGA
- the LOC111792275 gene encoding squamosa promoter-binding-like protein 13A has translation MDWNLKAPYWDFTQLEHDASKNISTIGASSNFVEHRTTTSRDFSVDLKLGQVSHLGTKYVANKLKMAPSPSEPSKRARGCGTGAQPLSCLVDGCVSDLSNYRDYHRRHKVCELHSKTPQVTIGGIKQRFCQQCSRFHSLEEFDEGKRSCRKRLDGHNRRRRKPQPESLSHYQGSPFIPFSNSYVYPSSTTVANHSWCGISNTKADASLHTQQHSTHFPDKHHMYLGSSSNDSIHKIPKQVTFLQSDNPESLVCQPLDFSENVGGRGKLLFDRFSNPGHESDCALSLLSSLQTRSSGVGLSQPDQDSNLISFMQPLDVSLGHHNSLDPLNSVLNGSVSNADISCSGMFQSASDDGGREAPPPSLPFQWQ, from the exons ATGGACTGGAACTTGAAGGCCCCATATTGGGATTTCACTCAATTAGAACACGATGCATCAAAGAACATTAGTACAATAGGTGCATCCAGCAACTTTGTGGAACATAGGACGACAACTTCTAGAGATTTCTCGGTTGATTTGAAGCTTGGTCAGGTCAGCCATCTTGGAACAAAATATGTAgccaacaaacttaaaatggCACCATCCCCTTCAGAACCATCCAAGAGGGCAAGAGGATGTGGGACCGGGGCTCAGCCGTTGTCTTGCCTTGTTGATGGATGCGTTTCAGACCTAAGCAACTATAGAGATTACCACAGGCGCCACAAGGTCTGCGAGCTCCATTCAAAGACTCCACAGGTCACAATTGGTGGCATTAAACAAAGATTCTGTCAGCAGTGTAGTAG GTTCCATTCATTAGAGGAATTTGATGAAGGAAAGAGAAGCTGCAGGAAACGTCTGGATGGACACAATCGAAGGCGACGGAAGCCACAGCCAGAGTCCCTATCTCATTACCAAG GTTCCCCATTTATACCATTTTCTAACTCATATGTCTATCCATCATCTACAACTGTTGCGAACCATTCATGGTGCGGAATTTCAAATACTAAGGCAGATGCAAGCCTTCATACTCAGCAACACTCCACCCATTTCCCTGATAAACATCATATGTATCTTGGATCGTCATCTAATGATAGCATCCACAAAATTCCAAAGCAGGTCACATTTCTGCAAAGCGACAATCCGGAATCTTTGGTCTGCCAGCCCCTTGATTTTTCAGAAAATGTAGGCGGTCGGGGCAAATTGTTATTTGACAGATTTTCAAATCCAGGCCATGAATCGGATtgtgctctctctcttctgtcaTCTTTGCAGACACGGTCATCAGGGGTTGGTTTAAGCCAACCCGACCAGGACTCTAATCTAATATCCTTCATGCAGCCATTAGATGTGAGCTTAGGACATCACAACAGCTTGGACCCACTTAATTCAGTTCTGAATGGCAGTGTGAGCAATGCAGATATCAGTTGCTCGGGAATGTTTCAGAGTGCTTCTGATGATGGAGGGAGAGAAGCTCCACCACCATCCCTTCCTTTTCAGTGGCAGTAA